The Capsicum annuum cultivar UCD-10X-F1 chromosome 3, UCD10Xv1.1, whole genome shotgun sequence genomic sequence TAGTCTTGAAATCTAAGTACTCCAAAGGATAACACAAAATTGCCGgtgaaaagaaaagttatgagCTAAGATATTGCATTTCCCACGCTGTAATTTAGTTTGTTCAACCTAAGAGAAgcataaataaatatcttattccACCACTACTCAAAAATGTGATGCAACAGCATAGGCAGATCCAACTCTTTGGACTTCCGACTCAAACTATTACCTTTGCCGGCCTGTCCTAATTCATATAGTAACACATTTCCTTTGTTCTAATGTTACCTTTCTATAGTTAGAATCAATTTAACTTTTAACTTTCTGTTTTCACTGGTTTTAGACCAAAAGTTTAAATCTTATTCTTTCCCTCTTAAACTTGATACCCAGTCAAACAATGAGGAGGGAGTATATTATAAATAGATTGAAGTGTAAAAAACACACCTAAAAGTATACCGGTATTTTGAGTTCTATTCCTATTTCAAGAGTTTGCTGAGCTTCTTGTGGATCAATGTCACTACCCTTCTCCGCATCATTTACTAAAACAGTGATCTCATTATTGTCTATTCAAGCAAAACCACCCATCAGAACCATCGTTAAGCATTGGTTATTAAAGTGTATTCTCAAAATCCCTATATCTACAACTGTGGCAAAGGGGCGTGATTTGGTAATATGCCAATTTGACCACTATTACTAGATAACACGATTTCTTCCACTTCTAAATCCCAAACAATTCGATTAGGGGTCAGTACAGGGTCCTTTGGTAGAGTATATTGGAaagctaatgcatgcattagtatAATGTGTACTACTAGTAccttgtttttactttttcaccctatgtataactaatgtttgcatGAGTTATACACTATATTGTGTATTGAGGCGTGTATTAccaatacctcaaaatccatgagATTAGCAATGCAATGAAcccaatgcatgcattaacatgattaaagataTTATTATCCCTCAACAAAATTTCCGCATCCTTTCCAATGTATATGgaggatatttttataattttattttttagaaattatgtaatttcatgttatttttaatacatcaaaccaaacacttacataaaaaaaaatacaagcataactactACAAATAtagctaacacaagcattaccAATACACcagattttgtattatttttatgcactctaccaaacaacccaTAAGATTTAAGGACATTTCTTCAAATTGCTCTCCATTTCTAAGTTCATAGTCATACCTTAACTATTAGGTGTAAATTTTTTAGCTGAACTGTCACCAACtattcatcaaaacacaacccggGCGTCACTAGTTCAGCAAGTAAACTCGTACACCAGATAGTAactatgaaactcaaaaaaatgaGATATTTCAGGTGTGTTTTTTACCATTATCTCGAATGTGCAACAACTATCGAACAAATAAgcgtttaaaaaaataattgaacaaAGATCACCTGTTTTTGTGCTTCAGCAACCATGGAAGCTGAAATATCACTAGCAGATACAATAGCACCTTCTTTAGCTAACGGAATGGACAAACAACCCGTCCCACAACCAGCGTCACACACAGTAACTCCCTTTAAAGATCCTTCTTCAGTCAACATTTTCATAACATTCTCAACAGTTTTCGAATGTCCCAATCTAATATCCAACTGCACTTTATTCACATCATCCGTATCACCATATATCTTCTTCCACCTATCAAATCCATTATTATTAAAATACTCTCTCACTACCTCCTTATCACCGCCGCCTACTTCCTCCGCCTGAAGCTGCCGCCGCCTCTCGGGGTCGGTGAGCGAGAGAATAGCTGCAAGTGCTGCTACCGAACTGCCGCCGAGTACGGCGAGAGTCGTGCCGTCTAATGGAGAAGTGATGGCGGTGGAGAGCGGTGGAATGGCGGAGATGGTGAAGTTACGGCGGTAGTTTGGCTTTGTGTGTTTGGGAACAACGGCGAAGTTAACCGGAGAAAATAACGGCGAACAGAAAGCCATAGCTAAATTTTGTCGGAAGGGGGAGTGGAAGTAGTAAGGTAGTTGATGATAGTGTGTAATCCTCGGGATAAGGATATGATTCGTTGCCATTCGTTATCCCTGGGTCCCGCCATCAGCAATTCAGCATGCACTTTTTAAACAAACTAGTATACCTAATGcacgaataatattaaaatattaattttaataatttcataTTGAAATGTCTAGTGTTCAATCatgttaattattatattattttttaatcaaatctatataaaaaaataattatataattataaaaaagttatgttttataattttctttactatactattcacaatttaaaaatattaagtaaaTTGTTAATATCTCCCTTCCACCCCCACTCCCACCCTCACCCAGTTTCCCCACCTTTAATCAAATCtatatgaaattattattatataattgtaaaaaatattttatgtttcatagttttctttactatatcattcacaatttgaatttattaaatagATTGTTAATATATCCCTTCCTACTCACCCCACCCACCGCAATTCCCCCACctctaaaaataattatataattgtaaAGAAATATTTTATGTTTCATAGCTTTCTTTGTTATActattcacaatttaaaaatattgagtagACTGTTAATATCTTTCTTCCTCCCTCCCCCCATTCACCCCAATTTTTTCACCTCTaatcaaatctatatgaaaaattattatataattgtaaaaaatattttatgttttatagttttctttactatactattcacaatttaaagatattaagtaGATTGTTAATATCTCTCTTCCTTTCCCTCCCCGCCTCCACACACACACATCTTTAACCAAATCTATATCTGTAAAAACAatcacataaatttttttttttacatttcatgtcttctttattatattatttaatgctACAATTAATAGATTTCagattgtcaaaaataatttaaattgctATGATATTGTCTTCCCATCTTTTTCgttgaaaatttataaatattatcttATTACGTTCACTATATATTCTCAAGTTTAGTTAAAATTACCCCCCTCCTTCCCTAAGCCCAGCCTTATCCCCCACCTACACCcaacctcaatttttttttaaaaaattatctaccccccccccccccccccaaatccGTTGGTGTctaatcaaatttatttaaaaaacaaTCATGTAATTTTAAAAGAATcttttgtttttcatatttttctttattatattattcacaatttaaagaaaTTAAGTAGATTGTTAgaaatggttataatttaaaatttaagttagaCATTTTCACccttttgaaatataattttatctcatactATATGATTTACCTTTGTGTATGATTGtaagaaagtattttttaaaatcttttttattatattattcacaatttaaagatattaagtaGGTTGTTAAAAATGATTATGGTTTAAAATTCAAGTTAGACACTTTCATACAATTGAAATATAATTTCATCTCATATTCTATGATTTACCTTTGTgctctttgttttcttctttatatgatgaaattaaaTGAAGCCCAAAATTACTTTCTAAAAAGTTTATACATAAATGTAAACTTGCAAGTAAAATTAAAAGAGGATTAATAAATTAAGATATCTAAATATCGTTTATAAATCTCTTTTATAATCCTCCTAACAAAAGTAAATATATGAATGTGATAGAAGATATAGAAATCAAACAATTATGAATTGCATACAAATgaattaaatatagaaaaattctgaaattaaaaaaaatattaaaatggagAACGataatatcaaatacatatttttaaaaacttaaactTGTCAACTACatcaataaaattcatatttcgaTTGTCGTTATCTACTATTCTTTTTTTATCTCTTATGCAagtcaataataacaacaaaattatcactaaaaaataaaaactaactcTCAAGAACATTTCTTCGTAAATTAAACAACAGAAAcattattaatttgaaattaactTACCAATAATCTTTTATTTATCGAAGTCATCGTTTCaattattattgatttctttttctctttttcttcttggGGGCTGTTACTATTTGTAGTGAATGCGAAGAGCCGCGAGAATAGATAGTGATAACATCCAGGGGTGGCTCAACCTCGTGAAAAAATAGGCGGATGCCTTAGGCCCCAAATTTGAGAAGCCTCATTTTTTACtgataatatattatagatttttttttagaaaaaataaatattttttatgttgggggtctatcggaaacaatctcctacttcttcgaaggtatcggtatgaactgcatacattttaccctcctcagacaTCACTTtataggaatacactgggtttgttgttgttgttgtataggaaaaaaaaaattcatataacagGAAAGAATTGTTAcaagaattttatatatatagaatacTATATCTTGAGAAAGATTTAAtaaattgattatattattacttaaaaaaaattaattagaaaaaatcgattatataattttgaaaatagagttcattaaaaaaggattattttttcttaaaaatttaaggtCTTTGTTTGATCTTCGCCTTAGGCCACAAATATAGTTGAGCCGCCCCTGATAACATAAATGGTTGTGAACTTATTTTTCTTCGTTTACGTTAGCAAAGGACGAtgaagatgaaaaaataatatcattcctgcatataaaaaaagaaaaaatattaaatcaaaaatattttttttataaaatgaagAATGCAAAAAAAGTAGTAAACAAATTCAACAATAAAATCAATGATATAGGAGTATATATAAGAGACACTAAGAAGCTAGAGCTCATctcaattctaattttatttaaattcaaatttcaaatatcttattaatttattaaaagaagaCTAATTtgttattcaaattcaaagaaatcaataggggaaagaatctacGATATATACGGTATACAATTCAAAAAGAGTTCCAATTGAAAGTCTTTTTCGCCAGAAAAGAGACTTGGTGGCATTAGAGATCTTTAATGTGATAGTtactatttttaatatgtagttttttttttttttatttaaaatgtttattacaatattataaatacttcatcagaggtagaggtatggactgcgcacatcttaccccccccagaccccactaggtgggaatacactgggtttgttgttgttgttgttgttgtattacaATATTATAAATCTTGTCCTAAGAATTGTCACGTGGCTTAATGATATTTTACAACTTGACTAATTGTTGTGCTTCGTCAtctgctttatatatatatatatatattatgtaatttaatttataatatttttcttatttgctaATATTTACGTAACTTTCCAAAAATGGGATTTCTTCACAATAACAAttgtatatatgatatatataaacAATGCATCCATGCTATTATACAAAAAATCAGAAGACGTGCCAATTAAATTCAAATGATTGAAACGAAATGCTTTCTTATATACTTTTCCATAACACTTCAGATAATAGTGCCATTTATATTCAGATGCACGTAGCAATATTCTTAAAATTATATTCTATTTGGTTCTGTTGTTATAATTATTGTTCTTCAAATGTTTTCTAAACGTGAATTTTCCTATAATTGCAGAGttaaaaaatgtaaatatcaataaattttcATCATTATATGTTTTTTCATTTGGTTTACAACATTCTCATTATCCTTTTCCTTAACTAATTATCAAAGAATAG encodes the following:
- the LOC107862118 gene encoding magnesium protoporphyrin IX methyltransferase, chloroplastic — translated: MATNHILIPRITHYHQLPYYFHSPFRQNLAMAFCSPLFSPVNFAVVPKHTKPNYRRNFTISAIPPLSTAITSPLDGTTLAVLGGSSVAALAAILSLTDPERRRQLQAEEVGGGDKEVVREYFNNNGFDRWKKIYGDTDDVNKVQLDIRLGHSKTVENVMKMLTEEGSLKGVTVCDAGCGTGCLSIPLAKEGAIVSASDISASMVAEAQKQAQEELLKAKDDLAPTPVMPKFEVKDLESLDGKYDTVVCLDVMIHYPQSKADGMIAHLASLAENRLILSFAPKTFYYDLLKRIGELFPGPSKATRAYLHAEADVEKALQKAGWKIRKRGLIATQFYFAKLIEAVPA